In Labrus bergylta chromosome 6, fLabBer1.1, whole genome shotgun sequence, the following proteins share a genomic window:
- the LOC114921107 gene encoding transmembrane protein 275-like → MVLPDKTSRPSALKKVPHQPTKPRHPSLPSPALCCACGLCIMLAGINITLVGAFAFGTFIPSGNPPIIIGPLLLLIALAFFTACCVVSRRPPTHTGCRKARGGEKWGLVRMGTAAFEMEASEHTLQDTTAVQLSPTNSPTSSHKSSSSHVGNTAPPGCQDRAGLMLPSEAAVMGVAGDNPTSTQMLPTQSTY, encoded by the coding sequence ATGGTGCTACCTGACAAAACCTCCAGACCGTCTGCTCTCAAGAAGGTCCCCCATCAGCCCACCAAGCCCCGTCACCCAAGCCTGCCCTCCCCGGCACTTTGCTGCGCGTGCGGACTCTGCATCATGCTTGCTGGCATCAACATCACCCTGGTGGGAGCTTTCGCCTTTGGCACCTTCATCCCTTCTGGTAACCCTCCCATCATCATCGGTCCTCTCCTCTTACTGATAGCCCTGGCCTTTTTCACAGCCTGCTGCGTGGTCAGCAGGAGGCCGCCCACCCACACTGGGTGCCGTAAGGctagaggaggagagaagtgGGGGCTCGTGCGGATGGGGACAGCAGCATTTGAGATGGAGGCAAGCGAGCACACCCTGCAGGACACTACGGCTGTTCAGCTCAGCCCCACCAACTCCCCCACTTCATCCCACAAGTCCTCTTCCAGCCATGTGGGCAACACTGCTCCACCCGGGTGTCAGGATAGAGCTGGGCTGATGCTTCCATCAGAGGCGGCTGTCATGGGTGTCGCTGGAGATAACCCCACTTCCACACAGATGCTGCCCACTCAGAGCACTTACTGA
- the mknk1 gene encoding MAP kinase-interacting serine/threonine-protein kinase 1 has translation MVRHSMMTELHAFQHSFQDNSLALSQMGSCGGIQDNGVTLEERQQTLSQAPAETEKSHPVNIPDAAKRKKKKRTKATDSSKGTFDDLYKLTDEVLGQGAYAKVQGCISLQNGHEFAVKIIEKSAGHSRSRVFREVETLYQCQGNMNILELIQFFEDGSCFYLVFEKLRGGSILTHIQNRKYFDELEASKVVRDIAQALDFLHTKGIAHRDLKLENILCEDTDRVSPVKICDFDLGSGVKLSSACTPITTPELTTPCGSAEYMAPEVVEVFTDEASFYDKRCDLWSLGVILYILLSGSPPFTGHCGTDCGWDRGETCRSCQSNLFESIQQGKYEFPDKDWNHITEGAKDLISKLLVRDATLRLSAAQVLKHPWVQGNAPERGLPTPHVLQRNSSTKDLTQFAADAIAFNRQLSQHDEQQEDVGAIVCSMRLSPPSNSRLARRRAQSNALRSQDFAPASDNLAG, from the exons ATGGTGAGGCACAGCATGATGACTGAGTTACATGCCTTCCAGCACTCTTTCCAG GATAACTCCCTGGCTCTGAGCCAAATGGGGAGCTGTGGGGGAATTCAGGATAATGGGGTTACTCTAGAGGAAAGACAACAAACCCTTTCCCAAGCCCCAGCAG AAACTGAGAAGAGTCACCCAGTGAACATCCCAGATGCAGctaaaaggaagaagaagaaaagaaccAAAGCGACAGACAGCTCCAAAGGCACCTTTGACG ATCTCTACAAATTGACAGATGAGGTGCTTGGTCAGGGAGCTTATGCTAAAGTTCAAGGATGCATAAGTCTCCAGAATGGACATGAGTTTGCTGTGAAG atCATTGAAAAGAGTGCAGGGCACAGCCGCAGCAGAGTGTTTCGAGAAGTGGAGACTCTCTACCAATGTCAGGGAAACAT GAACATTTTGGAGTTGATACAGTTCTTTGAAGACGGCTCCTGCTTCTATTTGGTATTTGAAAAGCTGCGTGGAG GCTCCATTCTTACACACATCCAGAACCGAAAGTACTTTGATGAGCTGGAGGCCAGTAAGGTGGTCCGCGACATCGCTCAGGCTCTTGACTTCCTCCACACGAAAG GCATTGCCCACAGAGACCTTAAGCTGGAGAACATCCTTTGTGAAGATACCGATCGT GTGTCACCAGTTAAGATCTGTGATTTTGACTTGGGAAGTGGAGTGAAGCTCAGCAGTGCCTGTACACCCATAACAACTCCGGAGCTCACCACACCG TGTGGCTCTGCAGAGTACATGGCTCCAGAAGTAGTTGAAGTGTTCACTGATGAGGCGTCTTTCTACGACAAGCGCTGCGACCTTTGGAGCCTCGGGGTCATCCTCTACATCCTGCTGAGCGGCAGCCCCCCCTTCACGGGTCACTGTGGCACCGACTGTGGCTGGGACCGAGGAGAGACCTGCAGATCTTGCCAG AGCAACCTATTTGAGAGCATCCAGCAGGGCAAGTATGAGTTTCCGGATAAGGACTGGAATCACATCACAGAGGGGGCCAAGGACCTCATATCCAAGCTGTTAGTCCGAGATGCAACTCTGCGCCTCAGTGCTGCTCAGGTTCTCAAGCACCCTTGGGTGCAGGGG aatgctCCAGAGAGAGGGCTTCCAACTCCTCATGTTCTACAGAG GAACAGCAGCACCAAAGACCTCACTCAGTTTGCAGCAGACGCCATCGCCTTTAACCGGCAGCTCTCTCAGCACGACGAGCAGCAGGAGGATGTCGGGGCCATCGTTTGCTCCATGAGGCTTTCTCCTCCTTCCAACTCCAGACTAGCCCGAAGGCGAGCGCAGTCCAATGCCCTGCGCAGCCAGGACTTCGCACCTGCATCGGACAACCTTGCTGGCTGA